A genomic region of Streptomyces sp. NBC_00247 contains the following coding sequences:
- a CDS encoding MDR family MFS transporter gives MVTMSGLVIAMLLAMLDNMIVAPALPTIVGDLGGLKHLAWVTTGYILASTVATPIWGKLGDLLGRRSTFITSIVIFLAGSALCGLSQNMGELIGFRALQGLGAGGLMVGVMAVLAEIVPPRDRSKYQGVMMAVMPVAMIGGPLAGGFITDNLNWRWAFYVNLPLGVIALFVCWFVLAKLPRKSAAKVRIDWTGTALLSVWITTLVLITSWGGSEYDWASGMILGLIAVTVIAFVAFVLVERRAVEPIMPLSVFADRNFSLAGALSFIVGFAMFGGITLLPQFQQYVQGSSATNSGLLLMPMMLAAMVLSLVGGTYISKTGKYRPLPIVGTVFLTAGLVLFATMGPDTSRFTTGLYMVVLGLGMGGLMQTTMLIAQNSAPLRDIGAATGAATFLRNMGGSLGVSLLGTLYAGKLTDSFTAAGAQAAGGADAGSSVSSMTPEALRSLPAAVQHAFAQAVSDGVDTAFAWAAGAAAIGIVVALFVRQVPLRGFTGGEEKKAEAVAAPVPAVAE, from the coding sequence ATGGTCACGATGAGCGGTCTGGTCATCGCGATGCTGCTCGCGATGCTGGACAACATGATCGTGGCGCCCGCGCTGCCCACGATCGTCGGAGACCTCGGCGGCCTCAAGCACCTCGCCTGGGTGACCACCGGTTACATCCTCGCCTCCACCGTCGCCACCCCGATCTGGGGCAAGCTCGGTGACCTGCTGGGCCGCCGGAGCACCTTCATCACCTCCATCGTGATCTTCCTCGCCGGCTCCGCGCTCTGCGGTCTCTCCCAGAACATGGGTGAACTCATCGGCTTCCGCGCCCTCCAGGGCCTCGGCGCCGGTGGCCTCATGGTCGGCGTGATGGCGGTGCTGGCCGAGATCGTGCCGCCCCGCGACCGCAGCAAGTACCAGGGCGTGATGATGGCGGTCATGCCCGTCGCCATGATCGGCGGCCCGCTCGCCGGTGGCTTCATCACCGACAACCTGAACTGGCGCTGGGCCTTCTACGTCAACCTGCCGCTGGGCGTCATCGCCCTGTTCGTCTGCTGGTTCGTCCTCGCCAAGCTCCCGCGCAAGTCCGCCGCCAAGGTCCGCATCGACTGGACCGGCACCGCGCTGCTGAGCGTCTGGATCACCACCCTGGTCCTGATCACCAGCTGGGGCGGCAGCGAGTACGACTGGGCCTCGGGCATGATCCTCGGCCTCATCGCGGTCACCGTGATCGCCTTCGTCGCGTTCGTCCTCGTCGAGCGCCGGGCGGTGGAGCCGATCATGCCGCTGTCGGTCTTCGCCGACCGCAACTTCAGCCTCGCCGGTGCCCTCAGCTTCATCGTCGGCTTCGCCATGTTCGGCGGGATCACCCTGCTGCCGCAGTTCCAGCAGTACGTCCAGGGCTCCTCCGCCACCAACAGCGGTCTGCTCCTCATGCCGATGATGCTCGCCGCGATGGTGCTCTCGCTCGTCGGCGGCACCTACATCAGCAAGACCGGCAAGTACCGTCCGCTGCCCATCGTGGGCACGGTCTTCCTGACCGCCGGGCTCGTCCTCTTCGCCACCATGGGGCCCGACACCTCCCGCTTCACCACCGGGCTGTACATGGTGGTGCTCGGCCTCGGCATGGGCGGCCTGATGCAGACCACCATGCTCATCGCCCAGAACAGCGCCCCGCTGCGCGACATCGGCGCCGCCACCGGCGCGGCCACCTTCCTGCGCAACATGGGCGGCTCGCTCGGCGTCTCCCTGCTCGGCACCCTCTACGCCGGCAAGCTCACCGACTCCTTCACCGCGGCCGGTGCGCAGGCCGCGGGAGGCGCCGACGCCGGTTCCTCGGTCTCCAGCATGACCCCCGAAGCGCTGCGGTCCCTGCCCGCCGCCGTCCAGCACGCCTTCGCCCAGGCGGTCAGCGACGGCGTCGACACCGCTTTCGCCTGGGCCGCCGGCGCTGCGGCCATCGGCATCGTCGTCGCCCTCTTCGTCCGCCAGGTGCCGCTGCGCGGCTTCACCGGCGGCGAGGAGAAGAAGGCGGAAGCGGTGGCGGCACCCGTCCCGGCGGTCGCCGAGTGA
- a CDS encoding HD domain-containing protein — protein MSDDTAHTPDLRIRWREALVAARGGEAGPDPLPYAENLLERWAEPQRKYHTTAHLTAVLDGIDVLAAHAGAPELVRLAAWFHDAVYRPDRSENEERSAALAERALPEAGVPERATAEVARLVRLTVTHDPAEGDRDGEVLCDADLAILAAGPEEYARYAAQVREEYGFVPDDLFREGRSGVLRQLLGLPVLFRTPYGAKEWEARARQNLTTELRLLEATLP, from the coding sequence ATGTCCGACGACACCGCGCACACCCCCGACCTCCGCATCCGCTGGCGGGAGGCGCTCGTGGCCGCCCGGGGCGGCGAGGCGGGCCCCGATCCGCTCCCGTACGCCGAGAACCTGCTGGAGCGGTGGGCCGAACCGCAGCGGAAGTACCACACCACCGCCCATCTGACGGCGGTCCTGGACGGGATCGACGTCCTCGCGGCGCACGCCGGGGCGCCGGAGCTCGTCCGGCTGGCCGCCTGGTTCCACGACGCGGTCTACCGGCCCGACCGCTCCGAGAACGAGGAGCGCTCCGCCGCCCTCGCCGAACGGGCGCTGCCCGAGGCGGGGGTTCCGGAAAGGGCGACCGCCGAGGTGGCGAGGCTGGTCCGGCTCACCGTGACGCACGACCCGGCGGAGGGCGACCGGGACGGCGAGGTGCTGTGCGACGCCGACCTGGCGATCCTGGCGGCGGGCCCCGAGGAGTACGCGCGCTACGCCGCCCAGGTCCGCGAGGAGTACGGCTTCGTGCCGGACGACCTCTTCCGCGAGGGCCGGTCCGGGGTGCTGCGGCAACTGCTGGGGCTGCCGGTGCTCTTCCGTACGCCGTACGGGGCGAAGGAATGGGAGGCCAGGGCGCGGCAGAACCTGACGACGGAGCTGAGGCTGCTGGAGGCCACGCTGCCGTGA
- a CDS encoding S8 family peptidase, with protein MHTRHALVLASAFALALVGPLATSAASAPTPPDPEPAPLIRAGDPIPGRYVVTLDPLVDAAKTAQKLGLAPTFTYSKALNGFAVPLTPAQLTTLRNTPGVTSVEEDATNSVPSSESVPAYQPVPARKAAPTPRTASARLAPASTWGLDRIDQRNLPLDGEFTTGGDGAGVTAYILDSGIDYQHTEFGGAGGTRASFGFDAVGDGRRGADCYGHGTHVAGTVGGSTYGVAPAASLVSVRVLNCNGQGSSSGLIAGLDWVAQNAVRPAVLNGSLGGGKSQAVNRATTALSTAGILSVVAAGNDSRNACDVSPASADGALTVAASTEDDEQASFSNRGECVELYAPGQDILSARIGGGSVTMSGTSMAAPHATGLAALYKQAHPDAASADVAAWIDEVSTRDVLTNVSPGTPNHLLFTDGL; from the coding sequence GTGCACACTCGCCACGCGCTCGTACTCGCGTCCGCATTCGCCCTGGCCCTCGTGGGCCCCCTCGCCACCAGCGCGGCTTCCGCGCCCACGCCGCCCGACCCGGAACCCGCGCCGCTGATCCGTGCGGGGGACCCCATCCCCGGCCGGTACGTCGTCACCCTCGACCCGCTCGTGGACGCGGCCAAGACCGCGCAGAAGCTGGGCCTCGCACCGACCTTCACGTACAGCAAGGCGCTCAACGGCTTCGCCGTCCCCCTCACCCCGGCCCAGCTGACGACCCTCCGCAACACCCCCGGCGTGACCTCGGTGGAGGAGGACGCGACCAACTCCGTGCCCTCCTCCGAATCGGTCCCCGCGTACCAGCCGGTCCCCGCCCGGAAGGCGGCCCCCACGCCGAGGACCGCCTCCGCCCGCCTCGCACCGGCCTCCACCTGGGGCCTCGACCGCATCGACCAGCGGAACCTGCCGCTCGACGGCGAGTTCACCACCGGCGGCGACGGTGCCGGAGTGACCGCCTACATCCTCGACTCGGGCATCGACTACCAGCACACCGAGTTCGGCGGGGCCGGCGGCACCCGTGCCTCCTTCGGCTTCGACGCCGTGGGCGACGGCCGTCGCGGCGCGGACTGCTACGGCCACGGCACGCACGTCGCGGGCACCGTGGGGGGCAGCACGTACGGTGTCGCCCCCGCGGCGAGCCTGGTCAGCGTCCGCGTCCTGAACTGCAACGGGCAGGGCTCCAGCTCCGGGCTGATCGCCGGCCTGGACTGGGTCGCCCAGAACGCCGTGCGGCCCGCGGTCCTCAACGGCTCGCTGGGCGGCGGCAAGTCCCAGGCGGTCAACCGCGCCACGACCGCGCTGTCCACCGCAGGAATCCTGTCCGTCGTCGCGGCGGGCAACGACTCCAGGAACGCCTGCGACGTCTCGCCCGCCTCCGCCGACGGAGCTCTGACCGTCGCGGCCTCCACCGAGGACGACGAGCAGGCGTCCTTCTCCAATCGGGGCGAGTGCGTCGAGCTCTACGCCCCCGGCCAGGACATCCTCTCGGCCCGGATCGGCGGCGGCTCGGTCACCATGAGCGGCACCTCGATGGCGGCCCCCCACGCCACCGGCCTCGCCGCCCTCTACAAGCAGGCCCACCCCGACGCGGCCTCCGCCGACGTCGCCGCCTGGATCGACGAGGTGTCCACCAGGGACGTCCTGACGAACGTCAGCCCGGGCACCCCCAACCACCTCCTCTTCACCGACGGCCTGTAG
- a CDS encoding LamB/YcsF family protein, giving the protein MDLNADLGEGFGRWTLTDDDALLSCVTSANVACGFHAGDPAVMRRVCEGAAARGVTIGAQVSYRDLAGFGRRSMDVPAAELTAEIAYQIGALRVFAEAAGSRVAYVKPHGALYNRAVHDGAQAHAVVQGVLLAGGDLPVLGLPGSRLLAHAREAGLPAVEEAFADRAYTPAGTLVPRGEPGAVVEDPDEVVRRAVRMTVDRTVVAADGSTVPVAARSLCLHGDTPGAAALARRVRAALEEAGVDVRAFA; this is encoded by the coding sequence ATGGACCTCAACGCCGATCTCGGCGAAGGCTTCGGCCGTTGGACGCTCACCGACGACGACGCGTTGCTCTCCTGCGTGACCAGCGCCAACGTGGCCTGCGGCTTCCACGCGGGCGACCCGGCGGTGATGCGCCGCGTCTGCGAGGGCGCGGCGGCCCGGGGCGTGACGATCGGCGCGCAGGTGTCCTACCGCGACCTGGCGGGCTTCGGACGCCGCTCGATGGACGTCCCGGCGGCCGAACTCACCGCCGAGATCGCCTACCAGATCGGCGCGTTGCGGGTCTTCGCCGAGGCGGCGGGCTCCCGCGTCGCATACGTCAAACCGCACGGCGCGCTCTACAACCGGGCGGTCCACGACGGTGCGCAGGCGCACGCGGTGGTCCAGGGGGTACTGCTGGCCGGCGGGGACCTCCCGGTCCTCGGGCTGCCCGGTTCCCGGCTGCTCGCCCACGCCCGCGAGGCCGGACTACCCGCCGTGGAGGAGGCGTTCGCCGACCGCGCGTACACCCCTGCGGGCACCCTGGTGCCGCGCGGTGAGCCGGGCGCGGTCGTGGAGGACCCGGACGAGGTGGTGCGCCGCGCGGTCCGGATGACGGTGGACCGGACGGTCGTCGCCGCCGACGGCAGCACCGTCCCCGTCGCCGCCCGCTCCCTCTGCCTGCACGGCGACACCCCCGGCGCGGCGGCGCTCGCCCGGCGGGTGCGGGCCGCGCTGGAGGAGGCGGGCGTCGACGTCCGGGCGTTCGCGTGA
- a CDS encoding 5-oxoprolinase subunit B family protein — MSGVAPGVGAPRVLPVGRDALLVELGSGEAAEAFHAEVLRRRDRGELPPVREIVPGARTVLLDGIGEPGGRAAGTAGVDHFARELAGWTVQPLRRADGPAVQIPVVYDGPDLAEVAALWGVPPGEVAAVHSGTAFRVAFCGFAPGFGYLTGLPEHLHVPRRATPRTRVPAGALALAGPYTGVYPRASPGGWRLIGRMPDPDRLWDPARDPAALLVPGAWVRFVPVDPTSAPTSVEERA; from the coding sequence GTGAGCGGCGTCGCCCCCGGGGTCGGCGCCCCGCGGGTGCTGCCGGTCGGGCGGGACGCGCTGCTGGTCGAACTCGGCTCCGGGGAGGCCGCCGAGGCGTTCCACGCCGAGGTGCTGCGCCGCCGCGACCGGGGCGAACTGCCGCCGGTGCGCGAGATCGTCCCCGGCGCGCGCACGGTCCTGCTCGACGGGATCGGCGAACCGGGCGGACGGGCCGCCGGGACAGCCGGAGTCGACCACTTCGCGCGCGAGCTGGCCGGCTGGACCGTGCAGCCGCTGCGCCGCGCGGACGGACCCGCCGTGCAGATCCCGGTCGTCTACGACGGCCCGGACCTGGCCGAGGTCGCCGCGCTCTGGGGCGTACCGCCCGGGGAGGTGGCCGCCGTCCACTCCGGTACGGCGTTCCGCGTCGCGTTCTGCGGGTTCGCCCCCGGCTTCGGCTACCTCACCGGACTCCCCGAGCACCTGCACGTACCCCGGCGGGCTACCCCGCGCACCCGGGTCCCGGCCGGGGCGCTCGCGCTGGCCGGTCCGTACACCGGGGTCTACCCGCGCGCCTCGCCCGGCGGCTGGCGGCTCATCGGGCGGATGCCTGACCCGGACCGGCTCTGGGACCCCGCCCGCGACCCGGCCGCGCTGCTGGTCCCGGGGGCGTGGGTGCGGTTCGTGCCGGTGGACCCCACGAGCGCCCCCACGAGCGTGGAGGAGCGGGCGTGA
- a CDS encoding biotin-dependent carboxyltransferase family protein: MSGLLRVVRAGALTTVQDAGRTGWAHLGVPRAGALDAPAHRLANRLVGNDPAAAVLETTATGCAVRPDRTVVAVVGGAVCRVTVDGRPAAWGAPVRVPAGAVLEAGPALSGLRGYLAFAGGLEPDAVLGSRSADLLSGLGPPPLRDGDTLPLGEPPAGGPALPDAAPWAAAPAAPGGLVLPVRQGPRHDWFTEGALRTLTTAAYRVSSASNRVGLRTEGPALERAAGVGGGTGGELPSEGMVLGAVQVPPDGRPVVFLHDHPTTGGYPVVGVVPVHALAAAAQAVPGTPIRFVRV; this comes from the coding sequence GTGAGCGGGCTGTTGCGGGTGGTACGGGCCGGGGCGCTGACCACCGTCCAGGACGCCGGGCGCACCGGCTGGGCGCACCTCGGCGTCCCCAGGGCCGGGGCGCTCGACGCGCCCGCGCACCGGCTCGCCAACCGGCTGGTGGGCAACGATCCCGCCGCCGCCGTACTGGAGACCACCGCCACCGGCTGCGCCGTCCGCCCCGACCGGACCGTGGTCGCGGTGGTCGGCGGCGCGGTCTGCCGGGTCACGGTCGACGGACGCCCGGCCGCCTGGGGCGCCCCCGTGCGGGTCCCGGCGGGGGCGGTACTGGAGGCGGGCCCCGCGCTCAGCGGTCTCCGCGGCTACCTGGCGTTCGCGGGCGGCCTGGAGCCGGACGCGGTCCTCGGCAGCCGTTCGGCCGACCTGCTCTCCGGGCTCGGCCCGCCCCCGCTGCGCGACGGGGACACCCTTCCGCTCGGCGAACCGCCCGCCGGCGGCCCGGCGCTCCCGGACGCCGCGCCCTGGGCGGCGGCACCCGCCGCGCCCGGCGGTCTCGTGCTGCCGGTCCGCCAGGGGCCCCGGCACGACTGGTTCACCGAAGGCGCCCTGCGTACCCTGACCACGGCCGCGTACCGCGTCTCCTCCGCGAGCAACCGCGTCGGGCTGCGCACCGAGGGCCCCGCGCTGGAACGGGCCGCCGGCGTCGGTGGGGGCACCGGCGGCGAACTCCCCAGCGAGGGCATGGTGCTCGGCGCGGTCCAGGTCCCGCCGGACGGCCGGCCGGTGGTGTTCCTGCACGACCACCCGACGACCGGCGGCTACCCGGTCGTCGGGGTCGTCCCGGTCCACGCCCTCGCGGCGGCGGCCCAGGCGGTCCCGGGGACCCCGATCCGGTTCGTACGCGTATGA
- a CDS encoding copper homeostasis protein CutC: protein MSNRAVLEVIALDAQDAVAAQAGGADRLELVTDMAADGLTPARETFAAIRAAVDIPLRVMLRQEDGFATGDIDRLLGRLGELREAGADQFVFGFLDREGHADLVAVERIVAELDGCPWTFHRAIDRATDRGSLRKQLADLPGLDTYLTAGAATGVDDGVPTLLDEAARSDEPGYEPQILVGGGLRLDHLPSLRAAGLDAFHIGGAARPHGWTGPVDEAAVRTWREAVDA, encoded by the coding sequence ATGAGCAACCGCGCAGTCCTGGAGGTGATCGCGCTCGACGCCCAGGACGCGGTCGCGGCCCAGGCCGGTGGAGCCGACCGGCTCGAACTGGTCACCGACATGGCCGCCGACGGCCTGACCCCGGCCCGGGAGACCTTCGCCGCCATCAGGGCGGCCGTCGACATCCCGCTGCGCGTGATGCTCCGGCAGGAGGACGGGTTCGCCACCGGTGACATCGACCGCCTCCTCGGGCGGCTCGGCGAGCTGCGGGAAGCGGGCGCCGACCAGTTCGTCTTCGGGTTCCTGGACCGGGAGGGCCACGCCGACCTCGTCGCCGTGGAACGGATCGTGGCCGAGCTGGACGGCTGCCCGTGGACGTTCCACCGCGCGATCGACCGGGCCACCGACCGGGGTTCGCTGCGTAAGCAGCTCGCGGACCTGCCCGGCCTCGACACGTACCTGACGGCGGGCGCGGCGACCGGTGTCGACGACGGCGTGCCGACCCTGCTCGACGAGGCCGCCCGCTCGGACGAACCCGGCTACGAGCCGCAGATCCTCGTCGGCGGCGGCCTCCGCCTCGACCACCTGCCGAGCCTGCGGGCCGCCGGACTCGACGCCTTCCACATCGGTGGCGCCGCCCGCCCGCACGGCTGGACCGGCCCGGTGGACGAGGCTGCCGTACGCACCTGGCGCGAGGCCGTCGACGCGTAG
- a CDS encoding HelD family protein, protein MSAPHTAESDSPTDPPADPLARERGHLAASRTALRVMREDVQALDIRDVTANWVNAAVLQAQIDERIKALADLSHTPLFFGRLDFEHPVGGELAEGAEGERFYIGRRHVHDAHGDPMVIDWRAPVSQAFYQASRLDPQDVGLRRRFGYTGGELTAYEDEDLTTPAEAAGAGSGTTSKLLQAEIERPRVGPMRDIVATIQPEQDEIVRSELGGTICVQGGPGTGKTAVGLHRVAYLLYAHRDRLARTGTLVIGPNRSFLHYIEQVLPALGEMEVQQATVEDLVTRDVEVRGTDEASAALVKGDARMAEVLRRAIRSHVTPPTEEVVVVRGSRRWRVPAYEVEELVDELLARDMRYGAAHEALPQRIAHRVLVRMEEAGEAPDDRVQNAVARTPAVKAAVKAVWPAVDPAKLVLRLLSDPEFLAAHAEGLLTEDERKAVLWTKPARSVKSAKWSTADAVLIDEARDLVERTHSLGHVVLDEAQDLSPMQYRAVGRRCSTGSATVLGDLAQGTTPWSTRSWADALGHLGKRDAHVEELTAGFRVPREVIAYASRLLPSIAPGLAPVESVRESPGSLAVRPVGDAGALVAAAVAACEEALEQEGSIGLIAADARVPALAEALAAAGHAVLSPGEETSAASRLTLVPASLAKGLEYDYVVLDEPAAVVDGEPDERTGLRRLYVALTRAVSGLTVVHAAPLPGALAA, encoded by the coding sequence GTGTCCGCGCCGCACACCGCAGAAAGTGACTCCCCCACCGATCCCCCCGCCGATCCGCTGGCCCGCGAGCGGGGACACCTCGCCGCGTCCCGGACGGCCCTGCGCGTCATGCGCGAGGACGTCCAGGCCCTCGACATCCGCGACGTCACCGCCAACTGGGTGAACGCCGCCGTGCTCCAGGCGCAGATCGACGAGCGCATCAAGGCGCTCGCCGACCTCTCGCACACCCCGCTCTTCTTCGGCCGCCTCGACTTCGAGCACCCCGTCGGCGGCGAGCTCGCCGAGGGCGCGGAGGGCGAGCGGTTCTACATCGGCCGGCGGCACGTCCACGACGCCCACGGCGACCCGATGGTCATCGACTGGCGTGCGCCGGTCTCGCAGGCGTTCTACCAGGCGTCCCGCCTGGACCCGCAGGACGTGGGGCTGCGCCGCCGCTTCGGCTACACCGGCGGCGAACTGACCGCGTACGAGGACGAGGACCTGACCACGCCCGCCGAGGCGGCGGGCGCCGGGTCCGGCACCACCAGCAAGCTGCTCCAGGCCGAGATCGAACGGCCGCGCGTCGGTCCGATGCGGGACATCGTCGCGACGATCCAGCCGGAGCAGGACGAGATCGTCCGTAGTGAGCTGGGCGGCACGATCTGTGTGCAGGGTGGCCCCGGCACCGGAAAGACGGCGGTGGGCCTGCACCGTGTCGCGTACCTGCTGTACGCGCACCGGGACCGGCTGGCGCGCACCGGCACGCTCGTCATCGGGCCCAACCGGTCGTTCCTCCACTACATCGAGCAGGTGCTGCCCGCCCTCGGTGAGATGGAGGTGCAGCAGGCGACCGTGGAGGACCTGGTCACCAGGGACGTCGAGGTGCGCGGCACCGACGAGGCGTCCGCCGCCCTCGTGAAGGGCGACGCGCGGATGGCCGAGGTGCTGCGGCGGGCGATCCGCTCGCACGTCACCCCGCCCACCGAGGAGGTCGTGGTGGTGCGCGGTTCGCGCCGCTGGCGGGTCCCGGCGTACGAGGTGGAGGAGCTGGTCGATGAGCTGCTCGCCCGCGACATGCGGTACGGCGCCGCGCACGAGGCGCTGCCGCAGCGGATCGCGCACCGGGTGCTGGTCCGGATGGAGGAGGCAGGGGAGGCGCCGGACGACCGGGTGCAGAACGCGGTGGCCCGTACGCCCGCCGTGAAGGCGGCGGTCAAGGCGGTCTGGCCCGCCGTCGATCCGGCGAAGCTGGTGCTGCGGCTGCTCTCCGACCCGGAGTTCCTGGCCGCGCACGCGGAGGGGCTGCTCACCGAGGACGAGCGGAAGGCGGTGCTCTGGACGAAGCCGGCCCGCAGCGTGAAGTCGGCGAAGTGGTCGACGGCGGACGCGGTGCTGATCGACGAGGCCCGTGACCTGGTGGAGCGTACGCACTCGCTCGGCCATGTGGTGCTCGACGAGGCGCAGGACCTCTCCCCGATGCAGTACCGGGCGGTGGGGCGCCGCTGTTCGACGGGTTCGGCGACCGTCCTGGGCGACCTCGCGCAGGGCACCACGCCCTGGTCGACGCGGAGCTGGGCGGACGCGCTCGGTCACCTGGGCAAGCGGGACGCGCACGTGGAGGAGCTGACGGCGGGGTTCCGTGTGCCGCGCGAGGTGATCGCGTACGCCTCCCGGCTGCTGCCCTCGATCGCCCCCGGCCTCGCGCCGGTCGAGTCGGTGCGGGAGTCGCCCGGTTCGCTGGCGGTTCGTCCGGTGGGCGACGCCGGGGCACTGGTCGCGGCGGCGGTCGCCGCCTGCGAGGAGGCGCTGGAGCAGGAGGGTTCGATCGGGCTGATCGCCGCCGACGCCCGGGTCCCCGCGCTGGCCGAGGCGCTGGCGGCGGCCGGGCACGCCGTGCTGTCGCCGGGCGAGGAGACGAGCGCCGCGTCCCGGCTGACGCTGGTCCCGGCTTCGCTGGCGAAGGGCCTGGAGTACGACTACGTGGTGCTGGACGAACCGGCGGCCGTGGTCGACGGCGAGCCCGACGAGCGCACCGGACTGCGCCGGCTGTACGTGGCACTGACCCGCGCGGTGTCCGGCCTCACCGTCGTGCACGCGGCCCCGCTGCCCGGGGCGCTGGCCGCCTGA
- a CDS encoding DNA repair helicase XPB, with protein sequence MTGPLIVQSDKTLLLEVDHELADACRRVIAPFAELERAPEHIHTYRVTPLGLWNARAAGHDAEQVVDALVEYSRYPVPHALLVDIAETMARYGRLTLSKHPVHGLVLTSTDRPVLEEVLRSKKITPLVGARLDPDTVAVHPSERGQIKQTLLKLGWPAEDLAGYVDGEAHPIELAQDGWSLRPYQRQAVDGFWHGGSGVVVLPCGAGKTLVGAGAMAEAKATTLILVTNTVSARQWKHELIKRTSLTEEEIGEYSGTRKEIRPVTIATYQVLTTRRKGVYAHLELFDSRDWGLVIYDEVHLLPAPVFKFTADLQARRRLGLTATLVREDGRESDVFSLIGPKRFDAPWKEIEAQGYIAPADCVEVRVNLTDHERLAYATAEPEEKYRFCATTVTKRKVTEALVRKHAGEQTLVIGQYIDQLDELGEHLNAPVIKGETPNSQREKLFESFRQGEISVLVVSKVANFSIDLPEATVAIQVSGTFGSRQEEAQRLGRVLRPKADGHEARFYSVVARDTIDQDFAAHRQRFLAEQGYAYRIVDADELLTENPGTENAGTTEN encoded by the coding sequence GTGACCGGACCCCTCATCGTCCAGAGCGACAAGACGCTTCTGCTGGAAGTCGACCACGAGCTGGCGGACGCGTGCCGCAGGGTGATCGCGCCCTTCGCCGAGCTGGAGCGCGCACCCGAGCACATCCACACCTACCGCGTGACGCCGCTCGGGCTGTGGAACGCCCGCGCCGCCGGGCACGACGCCGAGCAGGTCGTCGACGCGCTGGTGGAGTACTCCCGCTACCCCGTGCCGCACGCGCTGCTGGTCGACATCGCCGAGACGATGGCGCGGTACGGCCGTCTCACCCTGTCCAAGCACCCGGTGCACGGTCTCGTACTGACCAGCACCGACCGGCCGGTCCTCGAAGAGGTGCTGCGGTCGAAGAAGATCACCCCGCTGGTCGGGGCGCGCCTCGACCCGGACACGGTCGCCGTGCACCCCTCGGAGCGCGGGCAGATCAAGCAGACGCTGCTGAAGCTCGGCTGGCCGGCGGAGGACCTCGCCGGGTACGTCGACGGCGAGGCGCACCCGATCGAGCTGGCCCAGGACGGCTGGTCGCTGCGGCCGTACCAGCGGCAGGCCGTCGACGGGTTCTGGCACGGCGGCTCCGGTGTCGTGGTGCTCCCCTGTGGTGCCGGAAAGACGCTGGTCGGAGCAGGTGCGATGGCGGAGGCGAAGGCCACCACGCTGATCCTGGTGACCAACACGGTCTCGGCCCGGCAGTGGAAGCACGAGCTGATCAAGCGCACCTCGCTCACCGAGGAGGAGATCGGCGAGTACAGCGGTACGCGCAAGGAGATCCGCCCGGTCACCATCGCCACGTACCAGGTGCTCACCACGCGCCGTAAGGGCGTGTACGCGCACCTGGAGCTCTTCGACTCCCGTGACTGGGGTCTGGTGATCTACGACGAGGTGCACCTGCTGCCCGCGCCGGTCTTCAAGTTCACCGCCGACCTCCAGGCCCGCCGCCGACTCGGTCTCACCGCCACGCTGGTCCGCGAGGACGGGCGGGAGTCGGACGTGTTCTCGCTCATCGGCCCGAAGCGGTTCGACGCCCCGTGGAAGGAGATCGAGGCGCAGGGCTACATCGCGCCCGCCGACTGCGTGGAGGTACGGGTCAACCTGACCGACCACGAGCGGCTCGCGTACGCCACGGCCGAGCCCGAGGAGAAGTACCGGTTCTGCGCGACCACCGTGACCAAGCGGAAGGTCACGGAGGCGCTGGTGCGCAAGCACGCGGGCGAGCAGACGCTCGTCATCGGGCAGTACATCGACCAGCTGGACGAGCTGGGCGAGCACCTGAACGCACCCGTCATCAAGGGTGAGACGCCGAACTCGCAGCGCGAGAAGCTCTTCGAGTCGTTCCGCCAGGGCGAGATCAGCGTGCTGGTCGTCTCGAAGGTCGCGAACTTCTCCATCGACCTGCCGGAAGCCACCGTCGCCATCCAGGTGTCGGGTACGTTCGGCTCCCGCCAGGAGGAGGCGCAGCGGCTCGGCCGGGTGCTGCGTCCGAAGGCGGACGGGCACGAGGCCCGCTTCTACTCGGTGGTCGCCCGCGACACCATCGACCAGGACTTCGCCGCACACCGGCAGCGGTTCCTGGCCGAGCAGGGGTACGCGTACCGGATCGTCGACGCGGACGAGCTGCTGACGGAGAACCCGGGCACGGAGAACGCCGGGACCACGGAGAACTGA